The following proteins are co-located in the Athene noctua chromosome 16, bAthNoc1.hap1.1, whole genome shotgun sequence genome:
- the STK35 gene encoding serine/threonine-protein kinase 35, with the protein MVRPAAPRLAERLKGQAGRAFPPSDAAARAPEPARRSPARGAGGGAAAAALGARPPPARGGGAMEPADGGRRGTQRATRRRRTARRGPMAAVVAAAAAGPGPGGGGGGGGGGGGAPRYSLLAEIGRGAYGVVYEAVSGRNGARLAVKRIRCDAPENVELALAEFWALTSLRRQHPNVVRFEECVLQRHGLGQRMSHGNKRSQLYLRLVETSLKGERILGYAEEPCYLWFVMEFCEGGDLNQYVLSRRPDPATNKSFMLQLTSAIAFLHKNHIVHRDLKPDNILITEKSGTPVLKVADFGLSKVCAGLTARGKEGGHENKNVNVNKYWLSSACGSDFYMAPEVWEGHYTAKADIFALGIIIWAMIERITFIDAETKKELLGTYIKQGTEIVPVGEALLENPKMELHIPQKRRTSMSEGIKQLLKDMLSANPQDRPDAFELETRMDQVTCAA; encoded by the exons atggttCGTCCCGCCGCGCCGCGATTGGCCGAGCGCTTAAAGGGGCAGGCAGGGCGCGCTTTTCCGCCCTCCGACGCGGCGGCGCGTGCCCCCGAGCCCGCGCGGCGCTCCCcggcgcgcggggccggggggggcgcggcggcggcggcgttgggcgcgcggcccccccccgcccgcggcggcggcgccatgGAGCCGGCGGACGGTGGCCGCCGCGGGACACAAAGGGCGACGCGGAGGCGGCGGACGGCGCGGCGGGGCCCCATGGCggcggtggtggcggcggcggcggcggggcccggccccggtggtggtggtggcggtggcGGAGGTGGGGGGGGTGCTCCGCGGTACAGCCTGTTGGCCGAGATAGGCCGCGGGGCCTACGGCGTGGTGTACGAGGCGGTGTCGGGCCGCAACGGCGCCCGGTTGGCGGTGAAACGGATCCGTTGCGACGCCCCCGAGAACGTGGAGCTGGCGCTGGCGGAGTTCTGGGCCCTGACGAGCCTCCGGCGGCAGCACCCCAACGTGGTGCGCTTCGAGGAGTGCGTCCTGCAGCGGCACGGCCTGGGGCAGCGCATGAGCCACGGCAACAAGCGCAGCCAACTCTACCTGCGCCTCGTCGAGACCTCCCTCAAAG GCGAGAGGATCCTGGGCTACGCAGAGGAGCCCTGCTATCTGTGGTTTGTCATGGAGTTCTGCGAAGGGGGAGACCTCAACCAGTACGTGCTCTCGCGAAGACCCGACCCCGCGACAAACAAGAGCTTCATGCTGCAGCTGACCAGCGCCATTGCCTTCCTGCACAAGAACCACATTGTCCACCGGGACCTGAAACCAGACAATATCCTGATAACCGAGAAGTCCGGCACCCCGGTTCTCAAGGTGGCCGACTTCGGGCTGAGTAAGGTCTGTGCTGGCCTGACTGCTCGGGGCAAGGAGGGTGGGCATGAGAACAAAAATGTGAATGTGAACAAGTACTGGCTGTCTTCGGCTTGTGGCTCTGATTTCTACATGGCACCCGAGGTCTGGGAGGGACACTACACTGCCAAGGCTGACATCTTTGCCCTCGGCATCATCATCTGGGCCATGATCGAGAGGATAACTTTCATCGACGCGGAGACCAAGAAGGAGCTGCTGGGGACCTACATCAAGCAAGGGACTGAGATTGTGCCTGTTGGGGAAGCGCTGCTAGAAAACCCAAAGATGGAGCTGCACATCCCTCAGAAACGCAGGACTTCCATGTCTGAAGGGATCAAGCAGCTCTTGAAAGACATGTTGTCTGCTAACCCGCAGGATCGACCTGATGCCTTTGAGCTTGAAACCAGAATGGACCAGGTTACATGTGCTGCTTAA
- the PDYN gene encoding proenkephalin-B yields MARRALALVFCLSLAAAASANCVTQCSLCAAQTRGADSSVQPLLCLWECQGSALPGPEWETCRKALALLAPLVALAEGTDPSPREEDEDELEQELGPGELPPAPAKRYGGFMKKMAKGKLLALLRENAHSKGGLSKKFGGFDRKPGERAAPEDYPGPAGDGDEEPTGAGAEGQELAELHKRYGGFMRRIRPKLKWDNQKRYGGFLRRQFKVTTRSEEDPSAYSGEVSDL; encoded by the exons ATGGCGCGGCGGGCGCTGGCGCTGGTGTTCTGCCTCTCCTTGGCCGCGGCAGCATCTGCCAACTGCGTGACCCAGTGCTCGCTCTGCGCCGCCCAGACCCGCGGCGCCGACAGCAGCGTCCAGCCCCTG CTGTGCCTGTGGGAATGCCAGGGCtccgcgctgcccggccccgaGTGGGAGACATGCAGGAAGGCGCTGGCGCTCCTGGCCCCGCTGGTGGCCCTGGCTGAAGGGACAGACCCGTCCCCTcgggaggaggatgaagatgagctggagcaggagctgggtcCCGGGGAGCTGCCGCCGGCACCGGCCAAGCGCTACGGGGGCTTCATGAAGAAAATGGCCAAGGGGAAGCTGCTTGCCCTCCTGCGCGAGAACGCCCACAGCAAGGGCGGCCTCAGCAAGAAATTCGGGGGCTTCGACCGCAAACCGGGGGAGCGGGCGGCCCCCGAggactacccggggccggcaggtgaCGGCGACGAGGAGCCCACGGGTGCCGGGGCCGAGGGGCAGGAGCTGGCGGAGCTGCACAAGCGTTACGGCGGGTTCATGCGCCGGATCCGGCCCAAGCTGAAGTGGGACAATCAGAAGCGCTACGGGGGGTTCCTGCGGCGGCAGTTCAAGGTGACCACGCGGTCGGAGGAGGACCCCAGCGCCTACTCAGGGGAGGTCTCAGACCTATAA